A stretch of Eschrichtius robustus isolate mEscRob2 chromosome 6, mEscRob2.pri, whole genome shotgun sequence DNA encodes these proteins:
- the KRTAP7-1 gene encoding LOW QUALITY PROTEIN: keratin-associated protein 7-1 (The sequence of the model RefSeq protein was modified relative to this genomic sequence to represent the inferred CDS: substituted 1 base at 1 genomic stop codon), which translates to MTHYFCCGSYFPGNPCYGTDFHRTFRATLLNCVMPVGSPLNYGYGXNGYSSLGYSFGGSNISNLGYGYGGSFCRPWGSGSGFGYSTY; encoded by the coding sequence ATGACTCATTACTTCTGCTGTGGAAGCTACTTCCCAGGTAATCCTTGCTATGGAACCGATTTCCACAGGACCTTCAGAGCCACACTCCTGAACTGCGTCATGCCCGTGGGCTCTCCCCTGAACTACGGTTATGGATGAAATGGCTACAGCTCCCTGGGCTACAGCTTTGGTGGTAGCAACATTAGCAACCTAGGCTATGGCTACGGTGGCAGCTTTTGCCGGCCATGGGGCTCTGGCTCTGGCTTTGGCTACAGCACTTACTGA